A genomic stretch from Shewanella woodyi ATCC 51908 includes:
- a CDS encoding MerR family transcriptional regulator → MSDEILGLDQVCEILGKPEATIKRYARESLLTNIGDEDEFKFNKEEVMRYLDFAKRLG, encoded by the coding sequence ATGAGTGATGAGATCTTGGGGCTAGATCAGGTCTGCGAAATATTAGGTAAGCCAGAAGCAACCATCAAACGTTACGCACGTGAAAGTCTACTGACCAATATAGGTGACGAAGATGAATTCAAATTCAATAAAGAGGAGGTCATGCGCTATCTCGACTTTGCTAAACGTTTAGGTTGA
- the cydC gene encoding heme ABC transporter ATP-binding protein/permease CydC encodes MKVLFPFLKLFKHQWLMMFTGLLLSVVTLMAGIGLLSLSGWFLSAAAVAGLSAATAMMFNYFTPAGGVRFLSIARTASRYGERLATHEATFKLLTQLRSWAWRKLLPLSAENLQGLRQGDLLNRLVADIDTLDHLYLRLITPMAASLIMLVVLYFFVAWFDTDLALILSGTLLAVWGLLPLVFYHLGRRPGVELLENKRQLRVLLLEFIQGQAEISLFGATDRFRAELAASEQALFSNQSAMASVTALSQAMLVLCHGVAVVLVFYVATAGVGEHVPPGPILATMVFMTMACIEMLMPIAGAFQHLSSCVSAATRVNELLDQEPGISFNTDSELKITQGELKLSDLSFSYDGEHQVLSRLSLCIKAGEKVALLGQTGCGKSSLLSLIAREWEAQEGEISIDGERLDRYSESSLREGITLVSQRIYLFAGTLRSNLILAQAEVEPLATRALRREAQAANDAILIEVLNRVGLSSLTQGEAPLDAWIGEGGRQLSGGEQRRIGVARALLRDAPILLLDEPTEGLDKRTEREILALLFEFAKDKTVVMISHRLTAMEQMDCIYLMEEGGVLAHGEHDQLLQDSPYYKSLYRQLV; translated from the coding sequence ATGAAGGTGTTGTTTCCTTTTTTAAAGCTATTCAAGCACCAGTGGTTGATGATGTTTACTGGCCTGCTTCTCAGTGTTGTGACCTTGATGGCGGGCATAGGTTTATTGTCGCTTTCAGGCTGGTTTCTCTCGGCCGCTGCGGTGGCGGGCCTATCGGCTGCCACTGCCATGATGTTTAACTATTTTACCCCCGCAGGTGGCGTGCGGTTTCTCTCTATTGCGCGCACGGCGAGTCGTTATGGTGAACGATTAGCTACCCATGAGGCGACGTTTAAGCTGCTAACTCAGTTGAGAAGCTGGGCGTGGCGTAAGTTGCTGCCCTTAAGCGCTGAAAACTTACAGGGATTGAGACAGGGAGATCTGCTAAATCGCTTAGTCGCAGATATTGATACTTTAGATCATCTCTATCTGAGGTTAATCACGCCAATGGCGGCGTCATTGATCATGCTTGTGGTGCTCTACTTTTTTGTGGCCTGGTTCGATACCGATTTAGCGCTTATTTTGAGCGGCACCTTACTGGCCGTATGGGGGCTACTGCCACTGGTTTTTTACCATTTAGGCCGAAGACCAGGTGTTGAACTGCTTGAGAATAAACGTCAATTACGGGTGTTGTTACTTGAGTTTATTCAGGGGCAGGCGGAGATCAGCCTATTTGGCGCAACCGATAGATTTAGAGCCGAGTTAGCGGCATCAGAGCAGGCGCTATTTAGTAATCAATCTGCGATGGCCAGTGTGACGGCTTTAAGTCAAGCCATGTTGGTGTTGTGTCATGGCGTTGCTGTGGTGTTGGTATTTTATGTGGCTACAGCGGGTGTAGGTGAACATGTTCCACCTGGGCCTATTCTGGCCACTATGGTATTTATGACCATGGCCTGTATTGAGATGTTGATGCCGATAGCTGGTGCATTCCAGCACCTCTCCTCTTGTGTCTCTGCTGCGACGCGAGTAAATGAGCTTTTGGATCAAGAGCCAGGGATCAGTTTTAACACTGATAGCGAGCTTAAGATCACGCAAGGTGAACTTAAGCTCTCCGATCTCTCCTTTAGCTATGATGGCGAGCATCAGGTGCTGAGCCGATTAAGCCTCTGTATTAAAGCCGGTGAAAAGGTGGCTTTGTTAGGTCAAACTGGCTGTGGTAAGTCGAGCCTGCTCTCTTTGATAGCGCGTGAGTGGGAGGCTCAAGAGGGGGAGATCAGTATCGATGGTGAGCGGTTAGACCGTTACAGCGAGTCGTCACTCAGAGAGGGGATAACCTTAGTGAGTCAGCGCATCTATCTGTTTGCAGGCACCTTGAGAAGTAATCTCATTTTGGCCCAAGCTGAGGTTGAACCTTTAGCCACAAGAGCCTTGAGACGCGAGGCGCAAGCGGCGAATGATGCGATATTGATTGAGGTGTTAAACAGAGTAGGCCTAAGTTCGCTCACCCAAGGAGAGGCACCGCTTGATGCTTGGATTGGTGAAGGGGGTAGACAGTTATCCGGTGGTGAGCAGCGACGGATCGGTGTGGCCAGAGCCCTGTTACGTGATGCACCTATTTTATTACTCGATGAGCCGACTGAAGGTTTAGATAAACGCACCGAGCGTGAAATATTAGCCCTTCTGTTTGAATTTGCTAAAGATAAAACGGTAGTGATGATCAGCCACAGATTAACGGCGATGGAGCAGATGGACTGTATCTATTTGATGGAGGAGGGGGGAGTGTTAGCCCATGGCGAGCATGATCAGTTACTTCAAGATAGCCCATATTATAAGAGTCTATACCGCCAGCTGGTTTAA
- a CDS encoding methyl-accepting chemotaxis protein produces MLLDNILPTDKIIPTIAIIYPAVKIMTLTIKRKMQIAVLAICATISIVQSYISITQLERETSSSISDSIHQTSQTTSQYITEWLKTRKKILLTNERLISHSSDVEREMLFTLRAGDFMSVYAGLADGTVIFGNKEEVWPDNYDPRNRNWYLKAKSSSEIIVTEPYADFDGSTVITLAKAFSGQLNGVLAADLTVDHIARRVKDLEIPNNGFAFLLDENHKILAYSDESKLHQAADRIDPYLTSSTIQKMRDSNTLETANWGYDKQEKLLQLTPIQGTGWTLGVIEDKGIAFAPVKQEINKILLADSLLFTLIFILASLAINRLFAPLNMLSKAVKSLSEGNGDLTRRFEVKQQDEIGLLSGYMNDFLENLQTIMTSLTTDVQGLSQQIDRSLILANQASEGVSHQHQDVAQIATAIHEMSAAANEVANHAEVTASAAQASAQSCQQGQAIISKSNDSIAQLSTQLSSTTKVVNQLESNSAEINQIISTIQGIAEQTNLLALNAAIEAARAGEQGRGFAVVADEVRVLSQRTHDSTEEIRQMISSLQENSQQVVQSMMTSTELANESVLFADKAQSSLGLITNSISEISDMATQIASAVEEQRAVSEEISKNTQAINDVSNSLAQQTQEVSDSADTMQLISANISKQITQFKI; encoded by the coding sequence ATGTTGTTAGACAACATCTTACCCACTGACAAAATCATACCTACTATCGCTATTATTTATCCGGCAGTGAAGATAATGACCTTAACGATCAAACGTAAAATGCAGATAGCAGTGCTGGCGATCTGTGCAACCATCAGCATTGTTCAATCATATATATCTATAACTCAACTTGAGAGGGAAACATCCAGTTCTATCAGTGATAGTATTCACCAAACCAGCCAAACAACCAGCCAATACATTACTGAGTGGCTTAAAACCCGCAAAAAGATACTATTAACCAATGAAAGATTAATCTCCCATAGCTCAGATGTTGAACGCGAGATGCTGTTCACTCTAAGAGCCGGTGATTTTATGTCGGTATACGCAGGACTTGCCGATGGAACAGTTATCTTCGGGAACAAAGAGGAAGTTTGGCCTGACAACTACGATCCTAGAAATAGAAATTGGTACCTTAAAGCAAAAAGTAGCAGTGAGATAATAGTCACTGAACCCTACGCTGACTTTGATGGCAGCACAGTCATAACCTTAGCTAAGGCTTTTTCTGGCCAGCTAAATGGCGTTCTCGCAGCTGATTTAACGGTCGATCATATTGCAAGACGTGTCAAAGATCTTGAGATCCCAAACAATGGTTTCGCATTTTTACTTGATGAGAATCATAAAATATTAGCTTACTCTGACGAATCAAAACTACACCAAGCAGCTGATAGAATCGATCCTTACCTAACCTCCTCCACCATACAGAAGATGCGTGATAGTAATACGCTGGAAACCGCTAACTGGGGCTATGATAAACAGGAAAAACTACTGCAACTGACCCCAATTCAAGGAACAGGCTGGACCTTAGGGGTTATCGAAGATAAGGGGATAGCATTTGCCCCAGTTAAGCAGGAGATCAACAAGATCTTGCTAGCAGACAGCTTACTTTTCACCCTAATCTTTATCCTAGCAAGTTTGGCAATTAACCGCCTTTTTGCTCCATTAAATATGCTCTCTAAAGCAGTAAAATCTCTCTCTGAAGGCAATGGAGATCTGACTCGTAGATTTGAAGTAAAACAGCAAGATGAGATAGGTCTATTATCTGGCTATATGAATGATTTCCTAGAGAATCTTCAAACCATAATGACCTCGCTCACCACTGATGTTCAAGGGCTAAGTCAACAGATAGACCGTTCACTCATTTTAGCGAATCAAGCCAGTGAAGGGGTCAGTCACCAACATCAGGATGTGGCTCAAATTGCCACAGCTATTCACGAGATGTCGGCGGCGGCAAATGAGGTAGCCAATCATGCGGAAGTAACCGCAAGTGCAGCTCAAGCATCAGCCCAATCCTGTCAACAGGGACAAGCTATAATCTCAAAAAGCAATGACTCCATTGCCCAGCTCTCCACTCAACTGAGCTCAACCACAAAAGTCGTCAACCAACTTGAGAGTAACTCGGCTGAGATCAACCAGATCATCTCAACAATTCAAGGGATTGCTGAACAGACCAATTTATTGGCACTCAATGCCGCAATTGAAGCAGCACGTGCCGGAGAGCAGGGACGAGGATTTGCTGTTGTTGCTGATGAAGTTAGGGTATTAAGCCAAAGAACGCACGATTCAACTGAGGAGATACGCCAGATGATCTCCAGCTTGCAGGAAAACAGCCAACAAGTAGTTCAAAGTATGATGACCAGTACCGAGCTTGCCAATGAGAGTGTTTTGTTTGCCGATAAAGCTCAAAGCAGTTTAGGGTTGATCACCAACTCAATATCTGAGATATCTGACATGGCAACCCAGATAGCCAGTGCCGTTGAGGAGCAAAGAGCTGTATCTGAAGAGATAAGCAAAAACACTCAAGCGATCAACGATGTATCAAACTCATTGGCACAACAAACCCAAGAGGTAAGTGATAGTGCAGATACAATGCAACTGATCTCAGCAAACATAAGCAAGCAAATAACTCAGTTTAAAATTTGA